A part of Eriocheir sinensis breed Jianghai 21 chromosome 51, ASM2467909v1, whole genome shotgun sequence genomic DNA contains:
- the LOC126982498 gene encoding thioredoxin domain-containing protein 2-like isoform X21 encodes MKAAITISLVFFSVAVRAAGEAEASGTNKSLTDVVAPAEGSLLEGWQLLEGYQQAYGDLPEDVSGAKDEDHSLAPEALETTGQKSSVDTCVLGAALTQPGLKDTHVPGEGLRQTGLQSQDEITQGLKPEEERRAALHQRTAQPEVAVPSTDSEAPATEGEVPLTEDEVPSTEDEAPLTKDEVPSTEDEVPSTEGEGPATEDEVPSTEDEVPSTEDEVPSTEDEVPSTEDEVPSTEDEVPSTEGEGPATEDEVPSTEDEVPSTEGEVPSTEDEGPAMDGKGLAADGEGLEADGENDIAEASHLKPARKVVGAVAAAVLPGARMLSESPVTARWKVWLLFTGSLIIAAWRVHIWRLRRRPRQDKAS; translated from the exons ATGAAGGCTGCCATCACAATCTCCTTGGTGTTCTTTAGCGTGGCGGTGAGGGCGGCGGGCGAGGCTGAGGCCTCGGGGACAAACAAGTCGCTAACGGACGTCGTGGCACCGGCCGAGGGGAGCTTGCTGGAAGGTTGGCAGCTCCTGGAGGGATACCAGCAGGCCTATGGGGACCTGCCGGAGGACGTGTCTGGGGCAAAGGACGAGGATCACAGCCTCGCACCAGAAGCCCTCGAGACTACCGGCCAAAAGAGCAGCGTGGACACGTGTGTCCTTGGCGCGGCTCTGACGCAGCCCGGCCTCAAAGATACGCATGTTCCtggtgagggtctgaggcagaCCGGCCTCCAATCCCAAGACGAGATCACTCAAGGCCTCAAGCCAGAGGAAGAACGGCGGGCCGCCCTTCACCAACGGACCGCCCAGCCAGAAGTGGCGGTTCCTTCAACGGACAGCGAGGCTCCTGCGACGGAGGGCGAGGTCCCTTTGACAGAGGACGAGGTCCCTTCGACGGAGGACGAGGCCCCTTTAACAAAGGACGAGGTCCCTTCGACGGAGGACGAGGTCCCTTCGACAGAGGGCGAGGGTCCTGCAACGGAGGACGAGGTCCCTTCGACGGAGGACGAGGTCCCTTCGACAGAGGACGAGGTCCCTTCGACGGAGGACGAG GTCCCTTCGACGGAGGACGAGGTCCCTTCGACGGAGGACGAGGTCCCTTCGACAGAGGGCGAGGGTCCTGCAACGGAGGACGAGGTCCCTTCGACGGAGGACGAG GTCCCTTCGACGGAGGGCGAGGTTCCTTCGACGGAGGACGAGGGTCCTGCGATGGATGGCAAGGGTCTTGCAGCGGACGGTGAGGGTCTAGAGGCGGACGGTGAAAACGACATCGCCGAAGCGTCTCATTTGAAGCCCGCGAGGAAGGTCGTGGGCGCCGTCGCCGCGGCCGTCCTGCCCGGAGCCAGGATGTTATCGGAGAGCCCCGTGACGGCCCGCTGGAAGGTGTGGCTGCTGTTCACCGGCAGCTTGATCATCGCCGCCTGGAGGGTGCACATCTGGAGGCTGCGGCGGCGGCCACGTCAGGACAAAGCCTCGTGA
- the LOC126982498 gene encoding titin homolog isoform X13, translating to MKAAITISLVFFSVAVRAAGEAEASGTNKSLTDVVAPAEGSLLEGWQLLEGYQQAYGDLPEDVSGAKDEDHSLAPEALETTGQKSSVDTCVLGAALTQPGLKDTHVPGEGLRQTGLQSQDEITQGLKPEEERRAALHQRTAQPEVAVPSTDSEAPATEGEVPLTEDEVPSTEDEAPLTKDEVPSTEDEVPSTEGEGPATEDEVPSTEDEVPSTEDEVPSTEDEVPSTEDEVPSTEDEVPSTEGEGPATEDEVPSTEDEVPSTEVEVPSTEGEVPSTEDEGPAMDGKGLAADGEGLEADGENDIAEASHLKPARKVVGAVAAAVLPGARMLSESPVTARWKVWLLFTGSLIIAAWRVHIWRLRRRPRQDKAS from the exons ATGAAGGCTGCCATCACAATCTCCTTGGTGTTCTTTAGCGTGGCGGTGAGGGCGGCGGGCGAGGCTGAGGCCTCGGGGACAAACAAGTCGCTAACGGACGTCGTGGCACCGGCCGAGGGGAGCTTGCTGGAAGGTTGGCAGCTCCTGGAGGGATACCAGCAGGCCTATGGGGACCTGCCGGAGGACGTGTCTGGGGCAAAGGACGAGGATCACAGCCTCGCACCAGAAGCCCTCGAGACTACCGGCCAAAAGAGCAGCGTGGACACGTGTGTCCTTGGCGCGGCTCTGACGCAGCCCGGCCTCAAAGATACGCATGTTCCtggtgagggtctgaggcagaCCGGCCTCCAATCCCAAGACGAGATCACTCAAGGCCTCAAGCCAGAGGAAGAACGGCGGGCCGCCCTTCACCAACGGACCGCCCAGCCAGAAGTGGCGGTTCCTTCAACGGACAGCGAGGCTCCTGCGACGGAGGGCGAGGTCCCTTTGACAGAGGACGAGGTCCCTTCGACGGAGGACGAGGCCCCTTTAACAAAGGACGAGGTCCCTTCGACGGAGGACGAGGTCCCTTCGACAGAGGGCGAGGGTCCTGCAACGGAGGACGAGGTCCCTTCGACGGAGGACGAGGTCCCTTCGACAGAGGACGAGGTCCCTTCGACGGAGGACGAG GTCCCTTCGACGGAGGACGAGGTCCCTTCGACGGAGGACGAGGTCCCTTCGACAGAGGGCGAGGGTCCTGCAACGGAGGACGAGGTCCCTTCGACGGAGGACGAG GTCCCTTCGACAGAAGTCGAGGTCCCTTCGACGGAGGGCGAGGTTCCTTCGACGGAGGACGAGGGTCCTGCGATGGATGGCAAGGGTCTTGCAGCGGACGGTGAGGGTCTAGAGGCGGACGGTGAAAACGACATCGCCGAAGCGTCTCATTTGAAGCCCGCGAGGAAGGTCGTGGGCGCCGTCGCCGCGGCCGTCCTGCCCGGAGCCAGGATGTTATCGGAGAGCCCCGTGACGGCCCGCTGGAAGGTGTGGCTGCTGTTCACCGGCAGCTTGATCATCGCCGCCTGGAGGGTGCACATCTGGAGGCTGCGGCGGCGGCCACGTCAGGACAAAGCCTCGTGA